In Eremothecium gossypii ATCC 10895 chromosome II, complete sequence, the genomic window GCCAAAGCCAGAATCCACAATATTCACACGTGGAATCTTGCCCTTCTTTAAGACCTCAACAACTTCGCCTATATCAACCAAATCCAATCCCATCAGGTATATTTTGTCCTTCTCATCCTGTTTCTCCCCTAAGAACGAGAGCCACAAAGCTCTGACAGTCCCATCGTCATCGGCAAGAATTCCCGAGTGACAACGAGAACCCACACTTGATTCAATAGAAATCGCTTCCAAATTGGTAGCTCTGTAACGAGGAACCATGTTACTTGGAATACTGAGGGAAGAAATGTCTGTTACTGTTGTTTCAGAGGAGACAGAACGGAAATTGTGAGTGTAACCAACAAACTGGACTTTATCACCACGCTTTAGACGTTCGGTAGAAAGTATTGGCGTTTCTACCGCAGCTTGGACTTGCGCTGGATCGTATTTCACAATGACATAATTCTGAGTAGGATGTAGAAAGACAACGGATGCTGGAACCAATACCGACTCAGCGATAGTAACGAATACATCCATACAGTCATGTGGGACTATCCTTCTCGAAACGATCACGTAGCCTTGTTTTGCATCTAGTACCAAACCCGCAGCCTTCCGGGGTTCTGGGTCGACCGAATCTAGGGGGACTGGTCCAATTGTCGAAACCATTACAAGCATACGAGCTAGCCTGGCAAGCTTTGGATTGCTGATTGGTAGGTCTATAAATTTCGCAGTTTGGGGTTTCAACGGAAGAGCAGGAATGGGATCAGCAAGATTCTTGTAATCCCAAATACCGGTTTCATCGTTTCTTTCGAATATGCGGAATTCGTTACACCAGTGCCGATCAATATAGACAGTAGTCACATGAGGAGAGTGTTGATCAACTAGGTGGTGATACTGGACAGTAACTCTAGAGCAATCAGGAATTGTTGACATGACTTCAATGAATGTATCGAGGGTTGGCGTTGGCTGATTGTTGACTTCATCAACAATCCAGCCGAGCTTTTCTTTCGTATCAAAGCAAAAAGAACCTGTTGCGCTACTTAAGAAAACCGCTCTCACTGGAATTGCGTAATACCTTGCCATCTGGTACGAAAGTTCGTTGAACGTCGCTCCACACACTTCAACATATCTAGATGGCGTAATTGCATGCAGGTCACCAACTGTGCATTCAACAGTGATATCTATGCCACTTCTTTGAACCACGAGTGTAATAGGCTTGCCAACGTTTTCATCTAGGATTGCGTCCACCTGAATAAATGAACAAATCATCTGCCCGTTGATCGATATCAATATGTCTCCTTCTTTTATACTTTTGTCAGCGGGGCCTTCCCTGAGAATGGTCTCTGCCACAAGTAGCCCAATTTTGCCAGGGAACTGTTCGCGGGCTTTGGCTTCGCTTTCTGGAGACAAGCCCATTCTCCTACATTCATCGTACGGCTTTAGCAGCCACTGAGTTTGTATTGTGCCCCTCGTAATGGGCTGTGATCCCTGGATACAACGCAGGGCTCGCAATATTCTATCCAACGGCAGAAAGAAGTCCGTGGAGGCTTCCGTGGAGCCACCTGCCTGTAGGGCAACAGCGTATCCATCAATATTCACAACAGGTGAGCCACTGGATCCACCCGAAGCGGCCGCGGCAGCTTGTATATATTCGGTGTTGAAGTCATTATAGGTAAGTTCACCATAGTCCGGCGCATTCCTGTCCACTCTGCTAATGAACCCAGCCAAAATACTCAGCTTCTCCCCCGCATCGTTACCGACTACCCGAATTTCAGATCCGACTTTCGCCAGGGCAGGCTTTAGTTCCAGCGCCTGGACGTTCATATATTTGATAGTGGAGGGATCGAACTTCAGGAATCCAAAATCGTGCACTGGATCTCTATATATCGGAATCACATCACACTCCTCGTGGTTATCGAAGACCGCGTAGCCAGAAAAGGGACCCGCACCCACAACATGCCGGTTGGTCAGGATTATACCCAGCTTGGCGTCCACTACGAAGCCTGTCGCCTCGGAAACCAGCGCAGATTCGCAGTCAAATGGCGCGACCTGGGCAAAATGCACAGACACCACCGATTGCACCACGCGCGATATCGTGTCCTGCCACTGCTGGTTGTTGGCCGAGTCCGTCACATACTCTGGCATGTCTATGTCTGATCCTTCGTCAGTGTAATCTTCAGTATAGCCCTCGCGCCTTTTCAGTTGCCCCACTGAGCTGGTGGAAACCTCTGAAAGAGTCCTCTTGTGCGCCTGTATTGTCATTGGTAGGCTGCTAATTGTATGATGAGACAAGATAAGTAACTACAGGCGCCTTATTCAACACGTTGATAGCCAACTGCCCGTTCCTGTCTTTAATCGGAACTCAGGAACGAAGAGTCCTTGAGCCTTAGGTCTTCAGGTGAAATATGGAGATATAAAATTTTCAATGCTAAATAattatcacgtgataaaAAATAGATCTTAAAGTCAACCGTCGGTTAACTAAGTATGCCTTGGAAGTGCAGTGTCTAGTTAGTGTGCGAGTGAACCCGGGCACTGCATGCAGTACTGCTCCATGGGATTTATCCCCCTTGAAACAACAGAACGTAGTTGCCGGTTACTTTCGGTACGTTACGGACGCCGGAGATATAAATAGATCAGGAACCATCACGTAACGAAAGATCTAACATAACCTTTTTCTTCCACTCCTCAAACTGTTCGGTGGACGCAATGACGTTACTATTTTGTAGCATGCTCCCTAGACGGATCGCCAGACTTTGCTCGAAATCTGCCGCATCGTAGTAATCGTACTCAATCTTTAGGGCGCGATACCAATTCTCCccgtccagcagctccttgGTAATTTTCATGGCTTCCAGGACATCACTGGTGCTGTTAGAGCGCAGCAATGCACACATTTTCTTCAGCAGGTAATCGTCGATGGTCGGGTCACTGGCGCGCTTGCGGTGATGGACCACAAAACAGCACAGCATAACAAGACCGCAAACGAGCTGCGCAGGATACACTAGGTACGTGGCGTGCATCCCAAAACAGTCGAGGACCTGGAAGGCTACCCGGGAGGGCAGCTCGAACTGATTACACAGCCCGACGATTTCCTCAGGCGTGATGCGGTAGTACTTCTTGTACAGCATGTTCCATTGGTTATACTCACCACGCTTCTTCCGCGGCGAGCTCTGCGCAGACTTAGTCGGCGAGCGTGTGGGGGATTTGAACGGCGACTTGGTCGGTGAGTCAAACTCAGACTCATCTGGGTCGGGCTCAAACCCGCCTGGAAAAATAGAGCGCCGAGGTGATGGCTGTGGCGAGGCATCTGGTTCGTAGTCTTCATCTTCGTCCTCGAACGCCagacgccgccgcgggctCGGTTTGACCGGCGACATCGGCTTGCTGGGTGACAGCTGTTTTGTCGGCGACAGCTCGCCCGCGCCAGGCAGCGTCacggcgcccgcgcgctTTACCGGCGTCCCGAAGAGCTCAGCGCGCAGCTCTACCGGATCTCTCGCCGACAGACGCCCCCCATCCTTCTTCGGACTCGGCGACAGGTTGAGATTGCGGACGGGCGAGCTGGTCCACAGAGTCTGCTTGAACAGCCCCACCAACTTGACCGTTTTGCGCGGCTCCAGCGGGATCTTCTCCCGGTAGTACTGTAGCTCTGGCTCGTACTTCTCGCTCAATTTCTCTGCTGCCAGGTAAGCACAGATATGGCACCGAGCAATCTCCTCCGGTTGCTTGAGCATTACCTTGTTCAGCGATACGTTGTACAGTGTGGCTGTTGTCGCAGCCATTCTTTTCAATCTGCCGCTGTTCCAGTCGGGCGTCTCCTCCTGTGCATTAAGCCCGAGGATCTCACTCACGCTCTGCCGCACCTGTGATACTGACATGTTCTCGGCCGTTGCTACCCACTCAATCCAACAAAGCCTGATTTCCTAGCCCCAAGTAGAGCTAGTGCTGGTTTACTTCCGAACAGAACCGGCGGTCTGGACACCTTCTAGTTGCTGATGCGAGTTAAGTTCTCATCAGTGGACGCGACGCGATGCAAAACGAGAACATAGGGTCACGTGATGACATTTAGCAGTCCGCTTTGATATTTCATCCGAACTTATTGATCAAACACAGAAGCTAGTAGCCTAGCCAGTTAGAGCATAGGGGAATTCTCTTCCATCGCATCGGATATGTCTGGTTATTACAACCACGTTAAACACCAAGGCTATTCTCGCTATGGACAGAATTCGACGGTGCGGAACGGACAACATGACGGTCTCAGGTATCGCAATCCCAGTCCGGCTCACAATGGCACAAACGAGGGCGAGGGGTTGCAGGGCTCCAGGTACGAGAACGCAGGAGGCGTAACACATGCGCGGCGACCTCCTCCAGTGGTAAAGTGGGGCGAAGCGGCGTTTCGCGCAAAGTACCACTATTTTGACGTTGAGGAGCGCAAGCTGCTCCATCTGGACGAGATGAAGCATTGGCAGAATGGGCGGCTGCCAGCCAATGGGTACGTACTGGTCGCCGACGCGGGAAGCAAAGGACGACCAGTGATGCGAGAGCGTAATCCCGAGGAGCAGGCCGTGGATCCGCGTGGGGCGAGGGCTGCACACACGGTGCGACGAGTGCGTTCGCTGCTGACGGCGCTGCCGCGGATACCCTACGATGCTCACTGGGTGGGACCAGAACCGCCGAAGGAGGTTGTTGTTTTTCCAAAGCAGCGGGAGCAGGCGCTGTCGGTCCAGGATCCGATCATCAAGAACTTCTTTGGGACGTTTGGCGAAGTCGCGCATTTTGAGAGCTTTAACGACCCGAACAACGCCTTGCCGCTGAATATATACCTAGTAAGATATATCAATGTGGAAGGCAACCCGGATAGTCCCTACAAGGCAGCATATAAGGCCGTGAAGCAGTTTGCAAAGCAAGATTACCTGGTTTCTGGTGCCCGGTTTGCGGTACGATTGAATATGAATGGCTTTCTGCAGAAAACCATCGATAAGTTCGTGACAGAGAAcctgcagcgcgccgccAAGCTACGACATGAGCAGGCTAAACAGCAGTCAACTGTGCAAAAAGTAACCAACGTATCCGCAGTGCCCTCTGGAGTTCCACCACCGAAAATTCCGCTTGGCCTTGAAAGAATTGTAAACAATAAACCGATACTGCGTGTTTCTGCGAGGTTTTGCGCGCTGCATGGTATCACAAGCGAAGATTTCAAATATGGATTGAAGAACTATCATTGGACGCGTGTGATCAATCATTACTCAGGCATATACATTATCTTCGATGACATTGCAGAGGCTGAAAAGTGTCTACAGATGGAGTCGCTTAGACTGACCTTCTTCTCACGTAGGAGGAAAATCCCCGTAAAGATCAAGTTTATGTTAATAGAACCTAGCCACCAGCCACCAGCCTCTCAACCCCTAACAGACCAGGACGAGGTACCGAAGGTATATGAAACCGAAGCTGAATTGATCGAAGAAACACTCAAGCATATTATAAATGAGCTCAAAACAACGTTGTATAAGGATATTCGGAGAAGATTACTTGGACCTACAATTTTTGACGCATTAAACCCTGGGAATTATCCGGATATTGTCGCAAGAAGACAGAAGGAAGAGGAGGCAAAGAAAGAAAAAGAGAAGGCTATGGTAGAAAAGACTAAGAAAGAGGCGccttcagcagctgccTTTGATATCTTCAACCTGTATGGTACAGCATACAAGAAACGTGATGGTACCAAGGGAAAGAAGCGACATGTTGCAGAAGGGCGACCAGAGGAAAGTTCTGGCAGAAGACGTATACAATCCAAGGGTACTGCGCCAATGGCACATATGCTCAATTATGAATCCTTGAAGGTCAATGGTACAGCTAGCCCTATCAAGGAGGCCGAATCTGAGACCTGTTCTTCGGATGAGGAAGACGATGATAACTTCGATGTCGAAATGACGGATCAGTCGAGTATCAAGAAGCTCAAACGCGAATCAACAGCTACTACTCCAGAGCAGGAACCACTGCAAGAGAGGGTAGCGGGATTATCTGCTGAGAGGACCAAGGAACTTCTCAGCTATCCAGAGAAATACAGACCTCTAGCTGGCGACCAACCTGAACCGATATACCCTGAATTTCTCATTGAGAAGTATGATGATCCACTTCTTTCTATTGTAGATTTACAAAGAAGCGTAAAGGATAAGGAAGATATGGAACTGCTAAAGAAAGTCATAGCATATGATAGAGAAGAAGTCAAAGATGTTATCAATGACATCGAATTTTTTGCCTGGAGGTTACATAGAGATTACAAAGAGCATAAGGAAAACATGCAACACCAATCTAAACTAAGCGAGTCCACCTACAAGAACTTGCTGAATGCTCACGGCGGATGTTTCAAGCAGCAGGGATTCAGGAAAATGCCAGACAAACTAAAGTCTATTTATCTTCCACACAGGCGTAAACTAAATCAACCGCTGAATACCGTTTATCATCATGGAATCGAAGACTTTGCCAATACAGACAATAATAAAATGGATACTGACCCTCCAGAAGACACTTTCACTCCGGAGCAAACGTCCTCAAGGGTCAATAGGGCTCTGCAACGCAGATTCCAGCAGGATATAGAAGCCCAGAAGGCAGCCATAGGTACCGAATCAGAACTGCTGTCTTTAAACCAATTGACTAAGCGCAAAAAACCAGTTACCTTCGCGCGCTCTGCCATTCACAACTGGGGCCTTTATGCGCTGGAGCCAATTTCTGCAAAGGAGATGATCATAGAATATGTCGGTGAGCGAATCCGACAGCCCGTTGCGGAGATGAGGGAAAAGAGGTATCTAAAGAGCGGTATCGGCTCGAGTTACCTATTCCGTGTTGATGAGAGTACCGTAATTGATGCGACTAAGAAAGGAGGAATCGCGCGCTTTATAAACCACTGCTGCGACCCAAGCTGTACAGCTAAGATTATAAAGGTCGGCGGTATGAAACGAATTGTTATTTATGCTTTGCGGGACATCGCAGCTAATGAGGAACTGACTTACGATTATAAGTTCGAGAGGGAAACTGATGATGAGGAAAGGCTCCCTTGCCTCTGTGGAGCTCCAAATTGCAAGGGATTCCTCAACTAAGGCTGCAAACTTAGGCTCAGACTGTCTGTATATATTATATAAAAACTTGCCTATCTTGAATTAAATATCTGCATATTTTCAGCCTCTTGAATTCTCAGTCCGCTGATAAAAAACTGATTCGACATCGCGCATAGTTGCATTTCTCCTGTTAAATCGGACATGTGGGAAACATGCTATTGCATGTTGGTACCCTGTTAAGGTGCACAGGACACCGTATTCTTCGGCGATACACTATAGTTCCAGCTGCAAGAGATATTAATCCCGTTGTAGCGAAGCTGAAGTTCTCTTTGGACGTTATTCCTGCTACACAGATCGAAAGCCAGGAGTCCGATGACAGCGAACCAAACAAGAAAATCGACAGAGGGAATAGGATGTATAGTAATTCCCTACCCCCTTCGCTGCAGTTTGTCCGTGATATGATGGATAAGTACCCGGATTATGTGCTGCTGACGCAGATGGGATCATTTTATGAACTGTATTATGAACATGCAGAGAAATATGCACCCAAGCTGAATATCACGTTGACACGGCGTGAATATTCA contains:
- the NMA111 gene encoding Nma111p (Syntenic homolog of Saccharomyces cerevisiae YNL123W (NMA111)), producing the protein MTIQAHKRTLSEVSTSSVGQLKRREGYTEDYTDEGSDIDMPEYVTDSANNQQWQDTISRVVQSVVSVHFAQVAPFDCESALVSEATGFVVDAKLGIILTNRHVVGAGPFSGYAVFDNHEECDVIPIYRDPVHDFGFLKFDPSTIKYMNVQALELKPALAKVGSEIRVVGNDAGEKLSILAGFISRVDRNAPDYGELTYNDFNTEYIQAAAAASGGSSGSPVVNIDGYAVALQAGGSTEASTDFFLPLDRILRALRCIQGSQPITRGTIQTQWLLKPYDECRRMGLSPESEAKAREQFPGKIGLLVAETILREGPADKSIKEGDILISINGQMICSFIQVDAILDENVGKPITLVVQRSGIDITVECTVGDLHAITPSRYVEVCGATFNELSYQMARYYAIPVRAVFLSSATGSFCFDTKEKLGWIVDEVNNQPTPTLDTFIEVMSTIPDCSRVTVQYHHLVDQHSPHVTTVYIDRHWCNEFRIFERNDETGIWDYKNLADPIPALPLKPQTAKFIDLPISNPKLARLARMLVMVSTIGPVPLDSVDPEPRKAAGLVLDAKQGYVIVSRRIVPHDCMDVFVTIAESVLVPASVVFLHPTQNYVIVKYDPAQVQAAVETPILSTERLKRGDKVQFVGYTHNFRSVSSETTVTDISSLSIPSNMVPRYRATNLEAISIESSVGSRCHSGILADDDGTVRALWLSFLGEKQDEKDKIYLMGLDLVDIGEVVEVLKKGKIPRVNIVDSGFGSISVLQARLRGVPEEWIKRMESESENRLQFITVTRVSYTDEEQKLVSGDIILSVNDQLVKQMRDLEGIVTTTDVPAVQQVLRFKIVRKGSIMDLDIKTIEVEETSKIVIFAGCILQAPHHAVRQAMLNIPSGVYCTFRGQSSPAIQYGISSTNFITHVNEIETPDLDRFLEVVRTIPDNTYCKIRLVTFDNVPFAISLKTNYHYFPTSELSRNSDTGRWIEHLCNATPAKN
- the ORC6 gene encoding origin recognition complex subunit 6 (Syntenic homolog of Saccharomyces cerevisiae YHR118C (ORC6)) — translated: MSVSQVRQSVSEILGLNAQEETPDWNSGRLKRMAATTATLYNVSLNKVMLKQPEEIARCHICAYLAAEKLSEKYEPELQYYREKIPLEPRKTVKLVGLFKQTLWTSSPVRNLNLSPSPKKDGGRLSARDPVELRAELFGTPVKRAGAVTLPGAGELSPTKQLSPSKPMSPVKPSPRRRLAFEDEDEDYEPDASPQPSPRRSIFPGGFEPDPDESEFDSPTKSPFKSPTRSPTKSAQSSPRKKRGEYNQWNMLYKKYYRITPEEIVGLCNQFELPSRVAFQVLDCFGMHATYLVYPAQLVCGLVMLCCFVVHHRKRASDPTIDDYLLKKMCALLRSNSTSDVLEAMKITKELLDGENWYRALKIEYDYYDAADFEQSLAIRLGSMLQNSNVIASTEQFEEWKKKVMLDLSLRDGS
- the SET1 gene encoding histone methyltransferase SET1 (Syntenic homolog of Saccharomyces cerevisiae YHR119W (SET1)), producing MSGYYNHVKHQGYSRYGQNSTVRNGQHDGLRYRNPSPAHNGTNEGEGLQGSRYENAGGVTHARRPPPVVKWGEAAFRAKYHYFDVEERKLLHLDEMKHWQNGRLPANGYVLVADAGSKGRPVMRERNPEEQAVDPRGARAAHTVRRVRSLLTALPRIPYDAHWVGPEPPKEVVVFPKQREQALSVQDPIIKNFFGTFGEVAHFESFNDPNNALPLNIYLVRYINVEGNPDSPYKAAYKAVKQFAKQDYLVSGARFAVRLNMNGFLQKTIDKFVTENLQRAAKLRHEQAKQQSTVQKVTNVSAVPSGVPPPKIPLGLERIVNNKPILRVSARFCALHGITSEDFKYGLKNYHWTRVINHYSGIYIIFDDIAEAEKCLQMESLRLTFFSRRRKIPVKIKFMLIEPSHQPPASQPLTDQDEVPKVYETEAELIEETLKHIINELKTTLYKDIRRRLLGPTIFDALNPGNYPDIVARRQKEEEAKKEKEKAMVEKTKKEAPSAAAFDIFNLYGTAYKKRDGTKGKKRHVAEGRPEESSGRRRIQSKGTAPMAHMLNYESLKVNGTASPIKEAESETCSSDEEDDDNFDVEMTDQSSIKKLKRESTATTPEQEPLQERVAGLSAERTKELLSYPEKYRPLAGDQPEPIYPEFLIEKYDDPLLSIVDLQRSVKDKEDMELLKKVIAYDREEVKDVINDIEFFAWRLHRDYKEHKENMQHQSKLSESTYKNLLNAHGGCFKQQGFRKMPDKLKSIYLPHRRKLNQPLNTVYHHGIEDFANTDNNKMDTDPPEDTFTPEQTSSRVNRALQRRFQQDIEAQKAAIGTESELLSLNQLTKRKKPVTFARSAIHNWGLYALEPISAKEMIIEYVGERIRQPVAEMREKRYLKSGIGSSYLFRVDESTVIDATKKGGIARFINHCCDPSCTAKIIKVGGMKRIVIYALRDIAANEELTYDYKFERETDDEERLPCLCGAPNCKGFLN